In a single window of the Mucilaginibacter defluvii genome:
- a CDS encoding ammonium transporter gives MKRYFPFLLILIALVLTFVFPSVELNTTEKSQFNGADIAWMLMSTALVLIMTPGLAFFYGGMVNKKNVISTMLQSIVCMVIITVIWGIFGFSLAFGDSVGGVIGNPSTFFMMKGMLGTATWPAAPTIPLLLFAMYQLKFAIITPALITGAFAERIRFNSYIIFLILFSICIFSPLAHSTWHPGGILAKMGVLDFAGGTVVHMSAGWAALASAIYLKRRNEATHSPARITYVIIGTGLLWFGWFGFNAGSALGANPLAVTALATSTTASAAAGITWIFFDMLRGRKPSAMGTCIGAVVGLVAITPAAGFVSVPHSLAIGIISAIVSNLVVEWRTRTSIDDTLDVFPCHGVGGMVGMLLTGVFAHHNVNAGMANGNGLFFGETKLFLIQLVALVGTSIFAFFGSLLLLKITDMISPLRVSMEEEIVGLDVSQHGEKL, from the coding sequence ATGAAACGGTACTTTCCTTTCCTTTTAATCCTGATTGCTTTAGTACTTACTTTTGTTTTTCCTTCCGTTGAGCTGAACACCACTGAAAAATCACAATTCAACGGTGCCGATATCGCCTGGATGCTGATGTCAACCGCGTTGGTGCTGATCATGACACCTGGTCTTGCCTTTTTTTACGGTGGTATGGTCAATAAAAAGAATGTGATTTCCACTATGCTGCAAAGCATCGTTTGTATGGTAATCATTACCGTGATATGGGGCATATTCGGTTTTAGTTTAGCCTTTGGCGATAGTGTAGGCGGGGTTATAGGCAATCCATCAACTTTTTTTATGATGAAAGGTATGCTGGGTACCGCTACCTGGCCGGCGGCGCCAACCATTCCGTTGTTGCTGTTTGCTATGTACCAGCTTAAGTTTGCTATTATCACACCTGCGCTTATCACCGGCGCTTTTGCCGAGCGGATTCGCTTCAACTCATACATCATTTTCCTGATTCTTTTTTCTATCTGCATATTCTCGCCGCTGGCGCACAGCACCTGGCATCCGGGTGGTATTTTAGCTAAAATGGGTGTATTGGATTTTGCCGGTGGTACGGTTGTCCATATGTCAGCAGGCTGGGCGGCTTTGGCATCAGCCATCTACCTAAAACGCCGTAATGAGGCTACGCATTCGCCTGCCCGTATCACTTATGTAATTATCGGCACAGGCTTGTTGTGGTTCGGTTGGTTCGGTTTTAATGCAGGTTCTGCGCTGGGTGCCAACCCACTTGCGGTAACGGCGCTGGCAACCAGTACTACCGCTTCTGCCGCCGCGGGTATCACCTGGATATTTTTTGATATGCTGCGCGGGCGCAAACCATCAGCCATGGGCACCTGTATCGGTGCCGTTGTAGGCCTTGTAGCTATTACACCGGCGGCCGGTTTTGTATCGGTACCACACTCATTAGCCATCGGTATCATATCAGCCATTGTAAGTAACCTGGTGGTTGAGTGGCGTACCCGTACTTCAATTGATGATACATTAGATGTTTTTCCCTGCCATGGCGTAGGTGGTATGGTAGGCATGCTGCTCACCGGTGTGTTTGCCCATCACAATGTTAACGCAGGTATGGCAAACGGTAACGGCCTGTTTTTTGGCGAAACTAAATTGTTCCTGATACAACTGGTGGCATTGGTCGGCACTTCAATATTCGCATTCTTCGGTTCGTTGTTATTGTTAAAGATTACCGATATGATATCACCATTGCGTGTATCTATGGAAGAGGAAATTGTAGGTTTGGACGTTAGCCAGCACGGCGAAAAATTGTAA
- a CDS encoding acyltransferase, producing the protein MKPHYPILDGLRGTAAILVVIFHILEVNFPPETHPMNHGYLAVDFFYLLSGFVVGYAYDDRWSNMSVGQFLKIRFARLHPMVIFSITVGAIAFWFDPYHDSSFNMSLLKLVGIMLIGYTILPHPDVRAWGETHSLNGPCWSLLQEYVANIIYALIGRKLNKAALVIVLVVAGSALIVMALKQNYMGLGWSYETLWAAPIRMLFPFFAGLLLFRTGKLIKMPMAYPLLSLLLFVVFFMPRFQYNGLYDVTCVILLFPLVVAAGAGGQVSGTWTKVCKFAGELSYPLYLIHYPFIYIYGYWISVKKPAVDQNLPIAVGLFVFFIVFAFATLKVYDEPVRKWLKQKLVPVRAI; encoded by the coding sequence ATGAAACCCCATTACCCAATACTCGATGGATTGCGCGGTACAGCCGCCATACTTGTAGTTATTTTTCATATACTGGAAGTAAACTTTCCACCCGAAACACACCCCATGAACCATGGTTACCTGGCGGTTGATTTTTTCTATCTGCTGTCCGGCTTCGTAGTGGGCTATGCTTATGATGACCGCTGGAGCAACATGAGTGTTGGCCAGTTTCTGAAAATAAGGTTTGCGCGCCTGCATCCGATGGTGATATTTAGCATTACCGTTGGCGCGATAGCTTTTTGGTTCGATCCTTATCACGACAGCTCATTTAACATGAGCTTATTAAAACTGGTTGGTATTATGCTGATCGGTTATACCATTCTGCCGCATCCGGACGTTCGGGCATGGGGTGAAACCCATTCGCTGAACGGGCCGTGCTGGTCGTTATTGCAGGAATATGTCGCCAATATTATTTACGCGCTGATAGGCCGCAAATTAAATAAAGCCGCTTTAGTAATAGTGCTTGTTGTTGCCGGGTCAGCTTTGATCGTGATGGCCCTTAAACAAAACTATATGGGTTTGGGCTGGAGTTACGAAACCTTGTGGGCTGCACCCATACGTATGCTATTCCCGTTTTTTGCAGGTTTACTGTTGTTTCGTACAGGTAAGCTGATCAAAATGCCGATGGCCTATCCGCTGCTTTCATTACTGCTATTCGTAGTATTCTTTATGCCGAGGTTTCAATATAATGGGTTGTATGATGTGACCTGTGTTATTCTGCTTTTTCCGTTGGTGGTAGCTGCCGGTGCAGGAGGGCAGGTAAGCGGTACCTGGACAAAGGTTTGCAAGTTCGCCGGAGAGTTGTCATACCCGCTCTATCTCATCCATTACCCTTTCATCTACATTTACGGTTACTGGATAAGTGTGAAAAAGCCGGCTGTAGATCAGAATCTGCCCATTGCTGTTGGCCTTTTCGTTTTCTTTATCGTGTTTGCTTTCGCAACTTTAAAAGTGTATGATGAGCCGGTGCGCAAATGGCTAAAGCAAAAGCTGGTTCCCGTTCGTGCCATATAA
- a CDS encoding amidophosphoribosyltransferase translates to MSDQIKHECGVAFIRLRKPLSYYQQKYGTALYGLNKLYLLMEKQHNRGQDGAGVATIKLDIDPGKRYISRHRSMASNAVADIFEYIQKKFADIEKEFPDKLTDADWLKEHVSFTGEVLLGHLRYGTHGKNSIENCHPFLRQNNWKTRNLVIAGNFNMTNVDELLQQLYDLGQHPKEKADTVTVLEKIGHFLDTENQGLFDQYKREGLDDNVEISKLIANDLDVAKILRKSAKNWDGGYTIAGIMGHGDAFVMRDPSGIRPAFYYYNDEIVVAASERPAIQTAFNIPLEEINEIKPGHALIVKKNGDVSEDMFSEPLEKKSCSFERIYFSRGSDSSIYRERKQLGRLLCPQILNSVDHDIKNTVFSYIPNTAEVAFYGMVEGVHKYIKKYQRDRLLNRDDKISDEELTEVLQLAPRVEKIAIKDVKLRTFITQDADRSEMVAHVYDTTYGLINRGTDKLVVLDDSIVRGTTLKQSILKILDRLGPKKIVVVSSAPQIRYPDCYGIDMSRMGEFVAFEAAVSLLKDAGKEEILLKVYQQCKDSAKLPKEQVLNYVKAIYEPFTDQEISDRIAQIITPKNTNAEVQVIYQTLDNLHIACPDHTGDWYFSGNYPTPGGNKVVNRAFVNWMEGKNQRAYM, encoded by the coding sequence ATGAGCGATCAGATTAAACATGAATGCGGTGTGGCATTTATCCGCCTAAGAAAGCCACTCTCTTATTATCAGCAAAAGTACGGCACTGCACTGTACGGCTTAAACAAACTGTACCTTTTAATGGAAAAACAACACAACCGCGGCCAGGATGGCGCAGGTGTTGCTACCATTAAGCTGGACATTGATCCCGGTAAACGCTACATCAGCCGTCACCGCTCAATGGCCTCAAATGCCGTTGCTGATATTTTTGAGTACATCCAGAAAAAATTTGCTGACATCGAGAAGGAGTTTCCGGATAAGCTTACCGACGCTGATTGGCTTAAAGAACATGTTAGCTTTACCGGCGAAGTGCTTTTGGGCCACCTGCGTTACGGTACGCATGGCAAAAATAGTATCGAAAACTGCCACCCCTTTCTGCGTCAAAACAATTGGAAAACACGTAACCTGGTAATTGCCGGTAACTTCAACATGACTAATGTTGACGAGTTACTGCAACAGCTTTATGATTTAGGGCAGCACCCTAAAGAAAAGGCAGATACCGTTACCGTGCTTGAAAAGATAGGCCACTTTCTGGATACCGAAAATCAGGGCTTGTTTGACCAGTACAAACGTGAGGGTTTGGATGATAATGTTGAAATCAGCAAGTTAATCGCCAACGATTTGGATGTTGCCAAAATACTCCGTAAATCAGCCAAAAACTGGGATGGCGGTTATACCATTGCCGGTATTATGGGCCATGGTGACGCATTCGTGATGCGCGATCCAAGTGGTATACGCCCGGCATTTTATTATTATAACGATGAAATTGTGGTGGCGGCCTCAGAGCGCCCGGCTATTCAAACGGCTTTTAACATTCCGCTTGAAGAGATCAACGAGATCAAACCCGGCCATGCCCTTATCGTTAAAAAGAACGGCGATGTATCTGAAGATATGTTTAGCGAACCGCTGGAAAAGAAATCATGTTCTTTCGAGCGTATTTACTTCTCCCGTGGCAGCGACTCATCTATTTACCGCGAACGTAAACAGTTAGGCCGTTTATTGTGCCCGCAAATACTCAACTCCGTTGATCACGACATCAAAAACACCGTATTCTCTTATATTCCTAACACTGCCGAGGTTGCTTTTTACGGCATGGTTGAAGGGGTGCATAAATACATCAAGAAATACCAGCGCGACAGGTTGCTTAACCGCGACGACAAAATAAGCGATGAGGAACTGACCGAGGTGCTGCAATTAGCTCCGCGTGTAGAGAAGATCGCGATAAAGGATGTGAAGCTGCGTACCTTTATTACACAGGATGCCGACCGTAGCGAAATGGTAGCCCACGTTTACGATACCACGTACGGTTTAATTAACCGTGGTACCGATAAACTGGTGGTGTTGGATGATTCAATCGTTCGGGGTACCACACTTAAGCAAAGCATCCTGAAAATACTCGATCGTTTAGGGCCTAAAAAAATCGTGGTAGTATCGTCAGCCCCGCAAATACGTTACCCGGATTGCTATGGCATCGATATGTCGCGCATGGGTGAGTTTGTGGCTTTTGAGGCAGCGGTAAGCTTGCTTAAGGATGCCGGTAAAGAGGAAATATTATTGAAGGTTTACCAGCAATGTAAAGATAGCGCCAAACTGCCTAAAGAGCAGGTGTTAAATTATGTTAAGGCTATTTACGAGCCATTTACCGATCAGGAAATTTCTGACCGTATCGCACAGATAATTACGCCAAAAAATACAAATGCAGAAGTTCAGGTGATTTATCAAACTTTAGATAACCTGCACATTGCCTGCCCTGACCATACCGGCGATTGGTATTTCTCAGGCAATTACCCAACTCCGGGTGGCAATAAGGTAGTTAACCGCGCTTTTGTTAACTGGATGGAAGGCAAAAACCAACGTGCTTACATGTAA